In the genome of Nocardioides sp. NBC_00368, the window GGCGAGGCCGGCTCCCACCACGATCACGTCGGCGTGCCGTTGAATGTCCGCAGTCATGTCCGCAGATCCTGCCACCTCGGATACCGGCGGGTACATGGAACCTGTCGCTTGACCGTTCCGTCTGGTGGACAGTTGTCGGACTCGCACCCCGAAGCGGCCGCCGACGGGGGTCGGAGCGGATAGATTTTTTGCTCGTGATCGACCCCGAGGTGATGGCGCGCAGGCAGCAGAAGTGGGTCCAACGCGGCATCGCCCGCACCGAGAGCTGGCTGGGCCGCAGCGGCAGCAGTCTGGGCCCGCTGATCCCGCACATCGCCACCTCGATGGTGCTCATCGGGGACGAGGACCACGGCTGGATCCCTCAGGGACTGGCCTACTCACCCGAGACCGAGCTGCTCCTGCAGGGCTACTACGGCGACAAGCTCGGCTCCGCGCTGGCCCTGGTCGACAAGCCGTCGGGCGAGCTCATCAACGCGGTCTACCTGGGCGGCCCGAAGGGCAGCGTGAGCGGCCCGGTCAACGCGGGCGGTGTCGCGGTGATCGGCGACGAGGTCTACGTGTGCCGCGAGGGGAACCCGCCCCGTCTCTACCGCTACTCGCTCACCCAGATCGTCCACGCCGAACCACTCTCGACCGTCTCCACGGTGGCTCCGCTGGTCGCGGTCGCCGCGGGCTCCTATCTGGCGGCGACGAAGGACCTGCTCTTCGTCGGGTCGCACGCGAACAACCGCCTCTACAAGTACATCCGCAAGGACGACTCCTGGCAGATCAAGACCCCGATCGGCGTACGCACCCCGGTCGGCACCCAGGGTGTCGTGGTCCGCGAGGAGGAGTACGTCTTCAGCGTCTCCCGTGGCCCGGGCCGGCGCAGCCAGCTGATCGTGCAGGACCGGGTCACGATCCGGCCCCGCGCCATGCAGTGGCTCCCCAACCTGGCCGAGGGCATCGCCGAGGTCGGGGACGAGTTCTTCGTGACGTACCAGTCGGGCGCGCGGCCCTACTCCCGCGGCTCCTCGACCCGAGGCCAGGCCTGGCCCTCGGCCCACATGACCCGCACTCCGCTGGCCAAGCTCGGCCTGGAGCCGCGGAAGCCGTCGGAGGTCTGATCAGGCCGGCCAGTCGGTGATGTCGGCGTACTCCTCGCCGTGCCGCTTCAGCCACCCCGCGACGTAGGGGCAGTGCGGAATGATCCGCTTCCCCTTCGCCTTCACGTCGGCCAGCGCGAACGCCACCAGCTTCGAGGCGAGCCCCTGCCCGTTGTAGGCCTCCGCGACCTCGGTGTGCAGGAAGTCCATGTGCTCGTCGTCGGGCAGCCGGTAGACCGCGAATCCGGCGACCGTCTCGCCGTCGCGGATCTCGTAGCGGTGCCTGGCCGGGTTCTCTACGTACTCGATGTCGCTCACGCAGACATTCTCACTGCTCACCCCAACGCTCGCCACGGTGGTCGTCTCAGCGCCGCGTGCCGAGCCAGCGGGGTGTGGCCGCCCGGTAGGAGTCGTACGCCTCCCCGAAGCTCCACGACAAAGCCTGCTCCTCCGCAGGGATCTGGGTGCGATCGACGACGGCGACGAAGGCGGCGACCGGGACGAACGACAGCAGACCACCCCGGAAGATGGCGTGGGCGGCGAGGAGGCCGGCCATGCCGACGTACATCGGGTTGCGGGTGAAGCGGTAGGGCCCGTCGGTGACGACCGCGGTGGCCCGCTCGGGCTCGAGCGGGTTGAAGGTGGTGTCCTTGTGCTTGAACGCGCGAGCCGCGCCGCCGGCGAGACAGACCGAACCGGCAGCCACGAGCCCGGCCGCGACGGACCGGACCAGCGTCGGTCGGCGCCCGCGAGAGAGCAGATGCTGGGCGGCCAGGCCGACGACGACATAGACGGGCGGCGGCACCTTCGGCATGTCCTCCACCGTAGCCCTGCCCCGAGGGTCCACACCCCCTCTTTCTTGGGTGAAGAGAACCGTCAGTGCAGCAGCGCGCGCACCAGCCGCTCGGCGATGTCCGGAGCGGGCTCGGCGCGCTCGAGGGAGTGAAGGACGAACCCACCGACCAGGGCGCGTACGAACTCCATGACCGGCAGGTCGGCGGGCAGCTGGCCGGCCGCGACGGCGGCCTCGATCCGGGTGGAGACGGTCGCCGTGATGCCGAGCGCGT includes:
- a CDS encoding GNAT family N-acetyltransferase, translated to MSDIEYVENPARHRYEIRDGETVAGFAVYRLPDDEHMDFLHTEVAEAYNGQGLASKLVAFALADVKAKGKRIIPHCPYVAGWLKRHGEEYADITDWPA
- a CDS encoding methyltransferase family protein, coding for MPKVPPPVYVVVGLAAQHLLSRGRRPTLVRSVAAGLVAAGSVCLAGGAARAFKHKDTTFNPLEPERATAVVTDGPYRFTRNPMYVGMAGLLAAHAIFRGGLLSFVPVAAFVAVVDRTQIPAEEQALSWSFGEAYDSYRAATPRWLGTRR